One Engystomops pustulosus chromosome 7, aEngPut4.maternal, whole genome shotgun sequence DNA window includes the following coding sequences:
- the NAP1L4 gene encoding nucleosome assembly protein 1-like 4 isoform X1, with product MEGNKHASDKKEKLADQIMQNPQVLAALQERLDSVSQTPSSYIETLPKAVKRRINALKQLQEKCAHIEAKFYEEVHDLERKYAALYQPLFEKRKLIVSGTEEPSEAECEWHSGGEEDDKDKLSEDVKKKMTISEAPNTEDAKGIPDFWLTIFRNVDMINISLQEYDEPILKHLQDVKVKFSDPGQPMSFTLEFLFEPNEFFTNAVLTKTYKMKSEPDSADPFSFEGPEIVDCDGCTIDWKKGKNVTVKTIKKKQKHKGRGTVRTITKQVPNESFFNFFSPIKVTGDGDEMDEEMENSLAADFELGHFFRERIVPRAVLYFTGEAIEDEDSFEEGEEGEEEEMEGEEECEEEDDEPNADKKEAVQPAECKQQ from the exons ATGGAAGGGAATAAACATGCAAGTGATAAGAAAG AAAAACTGGCAGATCAGATAATGCAGAATCCTCAGGTCCTCGCTGCCCTCCAGGAAAGACTGGACAGTGTCTCTCAGACTCCATCAAGCTACATCGAAAC TTTACCAAAAGCAGTAAAGAGGAGAATCAATGCTCTGAAGCAGCTTCAGGAGAAATGTGCACACATAGAAGCGAAATTCTACGAGGAGGTGCACGACCTGGAAAGAAAGTATGCAGCCCTGTACCAGCCCTTGTTTGAAAAG AGGAAACTCATTGTTTCAGGAACAGAAGAGCCGTCGGAAGCAGAATGTGAatggcacagcggaggggaggAAGACGACAAAGACAAATTATCA gaagatgtaaaaaaaaaaatgaccataTCCGAAGCACCAAATACAGAAGATGCCAAGGGGATCCCCGACTTCTGGCTCACAATATTTAGGAATGTAGACATGATTAATATATCTTTGCAG GAATACGACGAGCCAATACTGAAGCACTTACAGGATGTAAAAGTGAAATTCTCAGATCCAGGGCAACCAATG TCTTTTACATTAGAGTTCCTCTTTGAACCCAATGAGTTCTTCACCAACGCCGTCCTGACAAAAACGTACAAGATGAAGTCGGAGCCTGACTCTGCCGATCCCTTTTCATTCGAAGGTCCTGAAATTGTTGATTGTGATGG GTGCACTATCGACTGGAAAAAAGGCAAGAATGTTACCGTGAAAACCataaagaagaagcagaagcacAAGGGACGCGGCACCGTACGGACTATAACCAAACAAGTTCCTAATGAGTCCTTCTTCAACTTCTTTAGTCCAATCAAAG TAACGGGAGATGGGGATGAAATG GACGAAGAGATGGAGAATTCTTTAGCAGCTGACTTTGAGCTCGGCCACTTTTTCCGGGAAAGAATCGTTCCCCGAGCCGTTCTGTATTTCACCGGAGAAGCCATTGAGGATGAGGACAGT tttgaagagggagaggaaggagaagaggag gaAATGGAAGGTGAAGAGGAGTGTGAGGAAGAAGATGATGAGCCAAATGCTGATAAA
- the NAP1L4 gene encoding nucleosome assembly protein 1-like 4 isoform X2: MEGNKHASDKKEKLADQIMQNPQVLAALQERLDSVSQTPSSYIETLPKAVKRRINALKQLQEKCAHIEAKFYEEVHDLERKYAALYQPLFEKRKLIVSGTEEPSEAECEWHSGGEEDDKDKLSEDVKKKMTISEAPNTEDAKGIPDFWLTIFRNVDMINISLQEYDEPILKHLQDVKVKFSDPGQPMSFTLEFLFEPNEFFTNAVLTKTYKMKSEPDSADPFSFEGPEIVDCDGCTIDWKKGKNVTVKTIKKKQKHKGRGTVRTITKQVPNESFFNFFSPIKVTGDGDEMDEEMENSLAADFELGHFFRERIVPRAVLYFTGEAIEDEDSFEEGEEGEEEEMEGEEECEEEDDEPNADKV, from the exons ATGGAAGGGAATAAACATGCAAGTGATAAGAAAG AAAAACTGGCAGATCAGATAATGCAGAATCCTCAGGTCCTCGCTGCCCTCCAGGAAAGACTGGACAGTGTCTCTCAGACTCCATCAAGCTACATCGAAAC TTTACCAAAAGCAGTAAAGAGGAGAATCAATGCTCTGAAGCAGCTTCAGGAGAAATGTGCACACATAGAAGCGAAATTCTACGAGGAGGTGCACGACCTGGAAAGAAAGTATGCAGCCCTGTACCAGCCCTTGTTTGAAAAG AGGAAACTCATTGTTTCAGGAACAGAAGAGCCGTCGGAAGCAGAATGTGAatggcacagcggaggggaggAAGACGACAAAGACAAATTATCA gaagatgtaaaaaaaaaaatgaccataTCCGAAGCACCAAATACAGAAGATGCCAAGGGGATCCCCGACTTCTGGCTCACAATATTTAGGAATGTAGACATGATTAATATATCTTTGCAG GAATACGACGAGCCAATACTGAAGCACTTACAGGATGTAAAAGTGAAATTCTCAGATCCAGGGCAACCAATG TCTTTTACATTAGAGTTCCTCTTTGAACCCAATGAGTTCTTCACCAACGCCGTCCTGACAAAAACGTACAAGATGAAGTCGGAGCCTGACTCTGCCGATCCCTTTTCATTCGAAGGTCCTGAAATTGTTGATTGTGATGG GTGCACTATCGACTGGAAAAAAGGCAAGAATGTTACCGTGAAAACCataaagaagaagcagaagcacAAGGGACGCGGCACCGTACGGACTATAACCAAACAAGTTCCTAATGAGTCCTTCTTCAACTTCTTTAGTCCAATCAAAG TAACGGGAGATGGGGATGAAATG GACGAAGAGATGGAGAATTCTTTAGCAGCTGACTTTGAGCTCGGCCACTTTTTCCGGGAAAGAATCGTTCCCCGAGCCGTTCTGTATTTCACCGGAGAAGCCATTGAGGATGAGGACAGT tttgaagagggagaggaaggagaagaggag gaAATGGAAGGTGAAGAGGAGTGTGAGGAAGAAGATGATGAGCCAAATGCTGATAAA gtgtaa